AGGTAGTCGGCGATCTCGTAGGTCGCGGCGCGTGCGTCGGTGACCTGGAAGTAGACGACCGTGTCGATCGAGACCACCAGGTTGTCCTCGGTGATGACCGGCTGCGGCGGGAAGGATCGCACCTGCTCGCGCATGTCGACGTGGTACGCGACCCGATCGATGAACGGCACGAGGAAGTTGAGTCCGGGCTGCAGCACCTTGTGGAATCGCCCGAGTCGCTCGGCTACACCGGTGAATCCCTGCTTGATGATCCGGATCGACCTGAAGAGCGTGACGAGCACGAACAGGATGACCAGGATCACGACGATGAGCAGGAAGGCTCCGAGGATGAATCCTCCGTCGATCGGCATAAGGGGCTCCTTGAGTTATCGCTGAGCGGGGACGACGATGGCCGTCGCCCCTTCGATGGCGGTGACGACGATGCGCTCGCCGACGTCGGGATCACGGGGCTGGACCGCGGGGGAGAGGCGTGCCGTCCAGACATCGCCGTTGGAGAGCGTGACCTCGCCGGCGCCGCGCTGGAACGAGCGGGTCACCTCTCCGGCCATGCCCAGCAGCGCCTCGATGCCCTGCTTGTTGACCTCGCCGGACGAATGCAGCCGATGCAGCAGCTTCGGCCGTACGAGGAACAGCAGCAGCAGCGCTGCCGCCGCGGCGATCAGGATCTGCGCCCACCAGGGCAGGCCGGTGATGCTGGAGACGAGGCCGACGACCGAGGCGAGCCCGATCATCAGGAACGTGAACTCGAGCGTCACCATCTCGATGATGAAGCACACGAGCGCTACGACGAGCCACGCGATCCAGGCATATTGGACGAGATCCACGGACCCAGCATATGGAGCGGATGCTGTGGCCGGGCCGTGACGCGCCACATCCGGCTCGCACCTGGCGCGCATCGCACGCGCAGTAGTGTCGTCGGGAACGAAGGAGCCCCCTGTGTCGAACCCAGCGTCGAACCCTGAGCCGAACCCCCTGACGAACGCCGCACCATCCCTCGAGCCCGGATCCCTGACCGGCCGCACCGCCCTCGTCACCGGCTCGAGCCGCGGCATCGGCGCCGCGACCGTCGCCCTGCTGGCCGGTGCGGGCGCGAACGTCGTCGTCAACTACCGCGCGAAGGCGCCGCGTGCCGAGAAGGTCGTCGCTGCGGCGCAGCAGCAGGGCGTCGAGGCGATCGCCGTGCAGGCCGATCTCACCGACGCCGCGAGCGTCGCGACGATGTTCGACGCCGCGAAGGGGCGCTTCGGTGGGCTCGACATCCTCGTGATGAACGCCTCCGGCGGCATGGAGAGCGGCATGGGCGAGGACTACGCCATGCGCCTCAACCGCGACGCGCAGGTGGCGCTGCTCGATGCCGCCCTGCCGGTGCTGAACGACGGTGCACGCGTCGTGTTCGTCACGAGCCACCAGGCGCACTTCATCCGCACGACCCCGACGATGCCCGAGTATGAGGCCGTCGCCCGCTCGAAGCGCGCGGGCGAGGACGCCCTGCGCGAGCGCATCCCGGCGCTCGCCGAGCGCGGCTTCGAGCTGGTGGTCGTCTCCGGCGACATGATCGAGGGCACCATCACGGCGACGCTGCTCGAGCGTGCCAACCCCGGGGCGATCGCGAGTCGCCGCGAGGATGCCGGCAAGCTCTACAACGTCGAGGAGTTCGCACAGGAGGTCGCCCTCGCGGCCGTCGAACCGGTCGGCGACGACAACACGCGGCTGGTTGGCGACGTCGCCGGCTTCGGCGCCGCGGAAGGGCTGAAGGCCTGATGCGCGCGGAGCACATCGAGCAGCTCGTCACGCTGTCGCGCCCCGCGGT
The window above is part of the Agrococcus sp. ARC_14 genome. Proteins encoded here:
- a CDS encoding NfeD family protein, which translates into the protein MDLVQYAWIAWLVVALVCFIIEMVTLEFTFLMIGLASVVGLVSSITGLPWWAQILIAAAAALLLLFLVRPKLLHRLHSSGEVNKQGIEALLGMAGEVTRSFQRGAGEVTLSNGDVWTARLSPAVQPRDPDVGERIVVTAIEGATAIVVPAQR
- a CDS encoding SDR family oxidoreductase; the protein is MTNAAPSLEPGSLTGRTALVTGSSRGIGAATVALLAGAGANVVVNYRAKAPRAEKVVAAAQQQGVEAIAVQADLTDAASVATMFDAAKGRFGGLDILVMNASGGMESGMGEDYAMRLNRDAQVALLDAALPVLNDGARVVFVTSHQAHFIRTTPTMPEYEAVARSKRAGEDALRERIPALAERGFELVVVSGDMIEGTITATLLERANPGAIASRREDAGKLYNVEEFAQEVALAAVEPVGDDNTRLVGDVAGFGAAEGLKA